From a region of the Emcibacter sp. SYSU 3D8 genome:
- a CDS encoding TonB-dependent receptor, translated as MKQSRFLIAPKWPIALATVSVVALSASFAAAQDAPAAVDDAGRTGPRTQLDTVVTQATRTETSAQTTPVATTSVSGAQLERTFATDLRDLTAAAPNVNLEAVGAFQNASAFFIRGFGSADIESATDPGVGVFIDGVYQARSSTALSDLLDITTVEILRGPQGTLFGRNTIVGAVLVSHGKPDPTEFDMKGEITAGNYGTIDVSAMINVPLVADKAALRIAAKSTNNDGFYKNATDGTNYGSTDRITILPSIRFTPNDNLDIVIRGEIVRERDDSWGNTPYSACGGSNGVFNPFAADNYGSVPGNNTQTVPLIAWAYGGQAEIDKVCAQERGKNDFIVHADNTSGRGSDFDIWGITGEITYDLPDVGTFTYVGNYRDVHENVFNDFDTTDLPIFMTQREQWHYQTSHEFRFSSNFSDTIDFVAGFYYFHQKYTMWQDTYGWLFDPGFGAALGSAIGGRLTGAPNPGAALDALNPNASGFGETIQDNTAWAAFVNANWHIWNGITLTAGLRYNDEKKNIETCAPSPVNDGVNRECNLNPLVGNYFDSDVDIDTAAGRKNNWSNISPKVGLSWEVNDSLFLYGSWTRGFRSGGFNGRCGSTFTCQPYNEETADSYEIGAKWDGLDNRLRVNLTGFYIDYKDQQVSIIRQSSGSGGGQETVTDNAANAKSKGIELEVTTLPADGLTIWGSLGWLKSSRDFCTDIDGPTTVDPGPASGSCDPDNAFSYIDNGTTFYIYPTQVLVPLTRAPKWTLAAGFAYEVPVGNAGTIEFAADWRYQSKNNQASNGVPAGVTTGLLNYNGVLVTPIRSSAHIFNASITWREIEDRYRVSLFMKNIGNVHYMQSLTAVAALFNFIQDNNPRTYGVKVAFDF; from the coding sequence ATGAAGCAATCCAGATTTTTGATCGCGCCGAAATGGCCGATTGCGCTTGCGACGGTTTCCGTCGTGGCGCTTTCCGCCAGCTTCGCAGCCGCGCAGGACGCGCCGGCAGCGGTCGACGACGCCGGCCGCACTGGTCCCAGGACCCAGCTGGATACGGTCGTCACCCAGGCGACCCGTACCGAGACGTCGGCCCAGACAACGCCGGTCGCGACCACGTCGGTTTCCGGCGCGCAGCTCGAGCGCACATTCGCGACCGATCTTCGCGACCTGACAGCCGCGGCGCCGAACGTCAATCTTGAAGCAGTCGGCGCGTTTCAGAACGCATCCGCCTTCTTCATTCGCGGCTTCGGCAGCGCGGACATCGAATCCGCCACCGATCCGGGCGTCGGCGTCTTCATCGACGGCGTCTATCAGGCGCGTAGCTCGACGGCTTTGAGCGATCTCCTCGACATCACCACCGTCGAAATCCTGCGCGGCCCCCAGGGCACGCTGTTCGGGCGCAACACCATTGTCGGCGCCGTGCTGGTCAGCCATGGCAAGCCCGACCCCACCGAGTTCGACATGAAGGGCGAGATCACCGCTGGCAATTACGGCACCATCGACGTGTCGGCCATGATCAATGTCCCGCTGGTCGCCGACAAGGCCGCGCTGCGCATTGCCGCGAAGTCGACCAATAATGACGGCTTCTACAAGAATGCCACGGATGGCACCAATTACGGCAGCACCGACCGTATCACCATCCTGCCGTCGATCCGCTTCACGCCCAACGACAATCTGGACATCGTGATCCGCGGCGAAATCGTTCGCGAGCGCGACGATTCATGGGGCAATACGCCTTACAGCGCCTGCGGCGGCTCCAACGGCGTGTTCAACCCATTCGCCGCCGACAATTACGGCTCGGTTCCCGGCAACAATACGCAGACAGTGCCGCTGATCGCCTGGGCCTATGGCGGCCAGGCCGAGATCGACAAGGTCTGCGCCCAGGAACGCGGCAAGAACGATTTCATCGTCCATGCCGACAACACCAGCGGCCGCGGCTCCGACTTCGACATCTGGGGCATCACCGGCGAAATCACCTATGATCTGCCCGATGTCGGCACGTTCACCTATGTCGGCAATTATCGCGACGTGCACGAGAACGTCTTCAACGACTTCGACACGACCGATCTGCCGATCTTCATGACCCAGCGCGAGCAGTGGCACTACCAGACCAGCCACGAATTCCGCTTTTCGTCCAACTTCTCGGACACGATCGACTTCGTCGCGGGCTTCTACTATTTCCACCAGAAGTACACGATGTGGCAGGACACCTACGGGTGGCTGTTCGATCCGGGCTTCGGCGCGGCGCTTGGCTCGGCCATTGGCGGCCGTCTGACCGGCGCTCCCAATCCGGGCGCGGCGCTTGATGCGCTGAACCCGAATGCCTCAGGCTTCGGCGAGACGATCCAGGACAACACCGCCTGGGCCGCTTTCGTCAACGCCAACTGGCATATCTGGAACGGCATCACCCTGACCGCCGGCCTGCGCTACAACGACGAAAAGAAAAACATCGAGACCTGCGCGCCGTCGCCGGTGAACGATGGCGTCAACCGCGAGTGCAACCTGAATCCGCTGGTCGGCAACTACTTTGACAGCGATGTGGATATCGATACCGCAGCCGGCCGCAAGAACAACTGGAGCAATATCAGCCCCAAGGTCGGCCTGAGCTGGGAAGTCAACGACAGCCTGTTCCTCTATGGCAGCTGGACGCGTGGCTTCCGGTCGGGCGGCTTCAACGGCCGCTGCGGCTCGACCTTCACTTGCCAGCCCTACAACGAAGAAACCGCCGATTCCTATGAAATCGGCGCCAAGTGGGATGGCCTCGACAACCGCTTGCGCGTCAATCTGACGGGCTTCTACATCGACTACAAGGATCAGCAGGTTTCCATCATTCGTCAGTCGTCCGGTTCGGGCGGCGGCCAGGAGACCGTCACCGACAACGCGGCGAACGCCAAGTCCAAAGGCATCGAACTGGAAGTCACGACGCTTCCGGCGGATGGCCTGACGATTTGGGGATCCTTGGGCTGGCTGAAGAGCAGCCGCGACTTCTGCACGGACATCGATGGTCCGACCACGGTCGATCCGGGACCCGCGTCAGGTTCGTGCGATCCTGACAATGCCTTCTCGTATATCGACAATGGCACGACCTTCTACATCTACCCCACCCAGGTGCTCGTCCCGCTTACGCGTGCGCCGAAGTGGACGCTGGCCGCCGGCTTCGCCTACGAGGTTCCGGTCGGCAATGCGGGCACCATCGAGTTCGCCGCGGACTGGCGCTACCAGTCGAAGAACAACCAGGCCTCGAACGGCGTTCCGGCCGGCGTGACCACCGGTCTCCTCAACTACAACGGCGTGCTGGTTACCCCGATCCGCAGCAGCGCTCACATCTTCAATGCCAGCATCACCTGGCGTGAGATCGAGGATCGGTACCGGGTTTCCCTGTTCATGAAGAACATCGGCAACGTCCACTACATGCAGTCGCTGACTGCGGTGGCCGCCCTGTTCAACTTCATTCAGGACAACAACCCGCGCACCTACGGTGTAAAGGTCGCATTCGACTTCTAA
- a CDS encoding PAS domain S-box protein, with product MTFSRQLMLAMVVLVAATALIVSAFIYRDLDESVVPVEMRRLETSTGLLANRLDAYALSARADTLVLRGAAGVDGVMRGRLAGGRDPETGIAEEAWKDQVAELFESMARSKPNYVKIRLIGVADGGREIIRVDRLGDGGAVRRVPEEELQRKGGRPFVPDTLALPDGQVYVSRVDLNHEGGSVAMPVMPVLRTGTPIFTPAGRPFGLILINLDMRSAFADLRASMTDGARLFVVNEDGDYLIHTDRRREFGFEFGRRFRIQSDMPGIRAGSGAGSQKTSLGGEPYAVAHVATRLAGGPSLTVIKAVPYEQIVSAMAPIRQSALVAGALATALAVIVAIGLARSLAQPVRRMTDAVNSLRSGGTGQLPVDAPGEVGVLARAFQHYAQRESMFAAALESSEDAVIATTPEGIVTGWNPAAEALYGYTAEEVLGKSSRMLVAEDRQGDYRENLEIIASGGGFHDVEVVHLAKDGRRLLLEARVSPVRGPTGDLIGAVAMLSDVSEKRQLQAKFQMAFEASPSGMIMIDESGTIMLSNSQIARNFGYEADELIGQRIEVLVPDRVRAGHPEHVRSFLADPSARPIGVDRELRGRRKDGSEFAVEINLAPIRTETGLLVLAAVLDVSERNRAAAALLAKTRDLERSNAELEQFAYVASHDLREPLRMVASYTELLAERYGGKLDERADKYVGYIVDGARRMQRLVSDLLALSRVGTQGKPLEPVDSAKVVKNVIRAMTPTIRESNAQVTAGILPVVAADEVQLGQLFQNLIGNAIKFRAPDRSPSIIIDATRSDGAWLFAVRDNGIGIENQYSERIFQMFQRLHGRDEYEGNGIGLAIAKKIVERHGGAIWLSSTVGEGTVFYFSLPIAEERGIA from the coding sequence GTGACATTTTCCCGGCAGTTGATGCTGGCCATGGTTGTGCTCGTGGCCGCGACGGCGCTCATCGTCAGTGCCTTCATCTATCGTGATCTCGACGAATCCGTTGTGCCCGTCGAAATGCGCCGGCTGGAAACGTCTACCGGGCTGCTCGCGAACCGGCTCGACGCCTATGCCCTCAGCGCCCGCGCCGATACGCTGGTGCTGCGCGGCGCCGCTGGTGTGGACGGCGTCATGCGCGGCCGCCTGGCGGGCGGACGCGATCCTGAAACCGGCATCGCCGAGGAGGCCTGGAAGGATCAGGTGGCGGAACTGTTCGAGTCGATGGCCAGGTCCAAGCCGAATTACGTGAAGATACGCCTGATCGGAGTTGCGGACGGCGGCAGGGAAATCATCCGGGTCGACCGGCTGGGCGACGGCGGCGCCGTCCGGCGCGTACCCGAGGAAGAACTGCAGCGCAAGGGCGGTCGACCGTTCGTGCCCGATACGTTGGCGCTGCCGGATGGCCAGGTTTATGTGTCACGTGTCGACCTCAACCACGAGGGCGGCTCCGTTGCCATGCCCGTCATGCCGGTCCTGCGCACGGGTACGCCGATCTTCACGCCGGCCGGCAGGCCGTTCGGACTTATCCTGATCAATCTGGACATGCGCTCGGCGTTCGCCGACCTGCGGGCGTCGATGACCGATGGCGCCAGATTGTTCGTGGTCAACGAGGATGGCGATTATCTGATTCACACCGATCGCCGGCGCGAATTCGGTTTCGAATTCGGCCGCCGCTTCCGGATACAGAGCGACATGCCTGGAATCCGGGCCGGCTCCGGCGCAGGAAGCCAGAAGACCAGCCTGGGCGGTGAGCCATATGCCGTGGCCCACGTCGCCACGCGGCTGGCCGGGGGACCGTCACTCACCGTGATCAAGGCGGTGCCTTATGAACAGATCGTCAGCGCCATGGCGCCGATCCGCCAGTCGGCGCTGGTCGCCGGTGCGCTGGCCACGGCGCTGGCCGTGATCGTGGCCATCGGGCTGGCTCGCTCCCTGGCGCAGCCGGTGCGGCGCATGACCGACGCTGTCAACAGCCTCCGTTCCGGCGGGACCGGTCAGCTTCCGGTCGATGCGCCCGGAGAGGTCGGTGTGCTGGCGCGCGCGTTCCAGCATTACGCGCAGCGCGAGAGCATGTTCGCGGCCGCGCTCGAATCCTCGGAAGACGCCGTGATCGCGACGACGCCCGAGGGTATCGTCACCGGCTGGAATCCGGCTGCCGAGGCGCTCTACGGCTATACGGCCGAGGAGGTGCTCGGCAAGTCTTCCCGAATGCTTGTGGCCGAGGACAGGCAGGGGGACTACCGGGAAAATCTCGAGATAATCGCCAGTGGCGGCGGCTTCCACGATGTGGAAGTCGTTCATTTGGCCAAGGACGGCCGGCGGCTGCTGCTGGAGGCACGGGTCTCGCCGGTGCGCGGTCCGACCGGTGACCTGATCGGCGCAGTCGCCATGCTGTCGGACGTATCCGAGAAGCGGCAGCTGCAGGCCAAGTTCCAGATGGCGTTCGAGGCGTCGCCCAGCGGCATGATCATGATCGACGAGAGCGGCACGATCATGCTGTCGAATTCTCAGATCGCACGCAATTTCGGCTATGAAGCCGACGAACTGATCGGCCAGCGCATCGAAGTGCTGGTGCCGGACAGGGTTCGTGCCGGGCACCCGGAGCATGTGAGGTCATTTCTCGCCGATCCTTCGGCACGGCCCATCGGCGTTGATCGGGAACTGCGCGGAAGGCGCAAGGACGGCAGCGAGTTCGCGGTCGAGATCAATCTGGCGCCGATCCGCACGGAAACCGGTCTGCTGGTGCTCGCGGCGGTTCTCGATGTCAGCGAGCGCAACAGGGCCGCGGCGGCGTTGCTGGCCAAGACGCGGGATCTCGAGCGGTCGAATGCCGAGCTAGAGCAGTTTGCCTATGTCGCCTCCCACGATCTGCGCGAGCCGCTGCGCATGGTTGCCAGCTATACGGAACTGCTGGCCGAACGCTATGGCGGCAAGCTGGACGAGCGGGCCGACAAATATGTCGGTTACATCGTCGACGGCGCCCGGCGCATGCAGCGGCTGGTCAGCGACCTGCTGGCCCTGTCGCGCGTCGGCACCCAGGGCAAACCGCTGGAGCCGGTCGATTCGGCCAAGGTTGTCAAAAACGTGATCCGCGCCATGACGCCGACGATCCGCGAGAGCAATGCCCAGGTAACGGCAGGAATACTGCCGGTTGTAGCGGCGGACGAGGTTCAACTGGGCCAGCTGTTCCAGAACCTTATCGGCAACGCGATCAAGTTTCGCGCGCCAGACCGTTCTCCTTCGATCATAATTGATGCTACACGGTCAGACGGCGCCTGGCTGTTCGCCGTGCGGGATAATGGGATCGGCATCGAAAATCAGTATTCGGAGCGTATATTCCAGATGTTCCAGCGGCTCCATGGCCGGGATGAATACGAAGGCAACGGAATAGGCCTGGCGATTGCAAAGAAGATTGTCGAACGCCACGGCGGCGCTATTTGGTTGTCATCGACTGTCGGGGAAGGGACGGTGTTCTATTTCTCCCTGCCGATTGCAGAAGAACGAGGTATTGCATGA
- the tenA gene encoding thiaminase II, which produces MSFCEGVWQQALPLRRAILDLPFNRDLAAGTLPRETFQFYMLQDSLYLDGYSRALSLLAARAPETDMMLEFAQAAQVALVVERSLHESVFKEYGLDRSVIDAAEPSPTCLGYINFLIAAAHQASFEEAVAAVLPCFWVYEEVGNTVHDRATPDNPYRAWIDAYASEEFAAAVRRVIDITDRLALHASPKAVAGMTQAFIRSVQYEWMFWDSAYTRQTWPV; this is translated from the coding sequence ATGTCATTCTGCGAAGGTGTCTGGCAGCAGGCGTTACCGCTGCGCCGGGCGATTCTCGATCTGCCGTTCAACCGCGATCTCGCGGCGGGCACGCTGCCGCGCGAGACGTTCCAGTTCTATATGCTGCAGGACAGCCTCTACCTCGACGGCTACTCGCGGGCCCTGTCGCTGCTGGCGGCGCGCGCCCCGGAAACCGACATGATGCTGGAGTTCGCCCAGGCGGCGCAGGTGGCATTGGTGGTCGAGCGCTCGCTCCATGAGAGCGTCTTCAAGGAATACGGGCTTGACCGCTCGGTGATCGACGCGGCCGAGCCGTCGCCGACCTGTCTCGGTTACATCAATTTCCTCATCGCCGCTGCACATCAGGCAAGTTTCGAAGAAGCTGTCGCCGCCGTGTTGCCCTGCTTCTGGGTCTATGAGGAGGTGGGCAACACGGTCCACGACCGCGCCACGCCGGACAATCCCTACCGGGCCTGGATCGATGCCTATGCCAGCGAGGAATTCGCGGCGGCGGTCAGGCGGGTCATCGACATTACCGACAGGCTGGCACTGCATGCGTCGCCGAAGGCCGTCGCCGGGATGACCCAGGCGTTCATCCGTTCGGTGCAGTATGAGTGGATGTTCTGGGACAGCGCCTATACCCGCCAGACCTGGCCGGTATGA
- a CDS encoding amidohydrolase family protein codes for MSYDIKIVGGTIVDGTGAPRYRGDVGIRDGQVVALGDAPEDGRMVVDATGKMVCPGFVDIHTHYDAQVLWDRMLTISPWHGVTTAVVGNCGFGIAPTRPDHRRLILQTLENVEGMSLDALEKGLGDDWGFETFPEYLDALERHGMAINMGVLLGHTPLRMYVMGEDAVERAATPEEVAQMRELVREGLEAGAVGFSTSKAITHWGYNGKPVPSRLAEIDEIEELASPVGDVGGMLQVNVGPGFYLKELAPIARRTGRQISWTAMLTGLFGPGGHRKQLDRTAELAEEGLRIVPQVACRPLNFEFQFEAPFPFEAMPMFSELGAGTRAARLAKYADPAWRQQVRDTLIPVLVGWADRTTIAVYPPEPALEERNLAEVARELGADPTDLAFDMALKTDLKARFRTAVLNTDEDAIGEMLLDPNTVLGLSDAGAHASQLCDACFSTHLLSHWVREKGVLTIEQGVRALTSRPAEVFGIDDRGRLEIGLPADVVVFDPSTIAAAPIKRVHDLPGGADRLQSDAVGIDAVIVNGTMLRRNGIDQVDPAGALPGRLLRRGRVPQAGRLAAE; via the coding sequence ATGAGCTACGACATCAAGATCGTTGGCGGCACTATCGTGGATGGCACCGGCGCGCCGCGTTACCGGGGCGACGTGGGAATCAGGGATGGGCAAGTCGTTGCGCTGGGCGATGCGCCCGAGGACGGCCGCATGGTGGTCGACGCCACCGGCAAGATGGTTTGCCCCGGCTTTGTCGACATCCATACCCATTACGATGCCCAGGTGTTGTGGGACCGCATGCTGACCATCTCGCCCTGGCACGGTGTCACCACCGCCGTGGTCGGCAATTGCGGCTTCGGTATCGCGCCCACCCGGCCGGACCATCGCCGGCTGATCCTCCAGACTCTGGAGAATGTTGAGGGCATGTCGCTTGACGCGCTCGAGAAGGGCTTGGGCGACGACTGGGGTTTCGAGACCTTTCCCGAATATCTCGACGCCCTCGAGCGCCACGGCATGGCCATCAATATGGGCGTGCTGCTCGGTCATACGCCGCTGCGCATGTATGTGATGGGCGAGGATGCCGTCGAGCGCGCCGCGACACCCGAGGAAGTGGCGCAGATGCGCGAGCTTGTCCGCGAGGGGCTGGAAGCCGGCGCGGTGGGGTTCTCGACATCCAAGGCGATCACCCATTGGGGCTATAACGGCAAACCCGTGCCCAGCCGGCTGGCCGAAATCGACGAGATCGAGGAACTGGCAAGCCCGGTGGGCGATGTGGGCGGCATGCTTCAGGTCAATGTGGGGCCCGGCTTTTACCTCAAGGAACTGGCGCCCATTGCCCGGCGCACCGGCCGGCAGATCAGCTGGACCGCCATGCTGACCGGGCTGTTTGGCCCCGGCGGCCACCGCAAGCAGCTGGATCGCACCGCCGAGTTGGCCGAGGAAGGTCTCCGGATCGTGCCCCAGGTGGCGTGCCGGCCGCTCAATTTCGAATTCCAGTTCGAGGCGCCGTTCCCGTTCGAGGCCATGCCCATGTTCTCCGAACTGGGTGCAGGCACCCGCGCGGCGCGGCTGGCGAAATACGCCGATCCGGCGTGGCGCCAGCAGGTGCGTGACACCCTGATCCCGGTGCTTGTCGGCTGGGCGGACCGTACCACCATCGCCGTCTATCCGCCCGAACCGGCGCTGGAGGAGCGCAACCTGGCCGAGGTCGCCCGCGAGCTCGGCGCAGACCCGACGGATCTGGCATTCGATATGGCGCTGAAGACCGATCTCAAGGCCCGCTTCCGCACCGCCGTGCTGAACACCGACGAGGACGCCATCGGCGAGATGCTGCTCGATCCCAATACGGTGCTGGGCCTGTCCGACGCCGGCGCTCATGCCAGCCAGCTCTGCGACGCCTGCTTCTCGACCCATCTGCTCAGCCACTGGGTGCGCGAGAAGGGCGTGCTGACCATCGAACAGGGGGTGCGGGCGCTGACGTCCCGTCCGGCCGAGGTATTCGGCATCGACGACCGCGGCCGGCTCGAGATCGGACTGCCCGCCGATGTGGTGGTTTTCGACCCGTCGACCATTGCCGCGGCGCCGATCAAGCGCGTCCATGATCTGCCCGGCGGGGCCGACCGTCTGCAATCGGACGCTGTAGGCATCGACGCGGTTATCGTCAACGGGACCATGTTGCGGCGGAACGGCATCGACCAGGTCGATCCGGCGGGGGCGTTGCCGGGGCGCCTGCTGCGCCGGGGACGTGTGCCGCAAGCGGGCCGGCTGGCGGCGGAATAG
- a CDS encoding TonB-dependent receptor → MKTTDSRSRLRGPAVLLAVSTVALATSAAFAQDNTSPPADAGYRPSSTIETITTQAQKIETNIQSTPVAVTSISGETLQRSFAQDLRDLSKNTPNVMMEPVGAFQNASAFFIRGFGSTDIESATDPGVGIFVDGIYQARTSTGLSDMLDVEAVEVLRGPQGTLFGRNTIVGAVLLNHNKPDVNDFDMKASVLAGNYGRLDVKGVINVPLVEGVAAMRLAVKSTNFDGFYTNETDHTHYGTNDRITILPSFRVEGESWDATIRGEIGRIRDDSYANVQYSQCPGTAADPSIPDTAAFQMVPRINYLVKGAQGLTDACGKQPGKDAYTVQHDNTNGRGSNFDIWGLTGEFNYTIPDVGTLTYVAGYRDAQEDVYNDFDATDLPIYMTRRQQDHWQTSHELRFASEFSDTFDFVAGLYYFKQKYYMEQDTYGWLFDSNFSTAFVNAITGAQGLQLTDLNASAGGFGATTQSNTSWAAFVNANWHFTDNLTLVAGLRYTEETKNFETCAPSAINDRANRACNTTPNLPGSTYYNSDISLAAGDNNWSNVSPKVGLNWQTTDDMFLYASWTRGFRSGGFNGRCGTPFSCAPFDPETADSYEIGMKWDPLEELRINLTGFWLEYQNQQVTLIRQSPAASGGGNETVTANAGQARAKGIELEVTAVPTEGLKLWGALGFLDAKRTQFCADVDGIGAFPGAPGASCNPADEIEVANANFPNGGYGYYPVDASGLPLPRAPKWTLSAGVSYEVPVADMGFLEFAADWRYTSRSVQTAAGIPPGSTAGIMNYDGTLITPWRDKAHVFNASVTFNEIDNRYRVSVFMKNITNEHYIQSITAVAALFNFMQVNEPRHWGVEVSLDF, encoded by the coding sequence ATGAAAACAACCGACTCCCGGTCACGCTTGAGAGGTCCGGCCGTGCTGCTGGCCGTCTCGACCGTCGCATTGGCGACAAGCGCGGCCTTCGCTCAGGACAACACCAGCCCGCCGGCCGACGCCGGCTACCGGCCCTCCTCGACCATCGAGACGATCACCACCCAGGCGCAGAAGATCGAGACCAATATCCAGTCGACCCCCGTCGCGGTCACGTCGATCTCGGGCGAGACGCTGCAGCGGTCGTTCGCGCAGGATCTGCGTGATCTGAGCAAGAACACGCCGAACGTCATGATGGAACCGGTCGGCGCCTTCCAGAACGCCTCGGCCTTCTTCATCCGCGGCTTCGGCAGCACCGACATCGAATCCGCGACCGATCCGGGCGTCGGCATCTTCGTCGACGGCATCTACCAAGCCCGGACGTCCACCGGCCTGTCGGACATGCTCGACGTCGAGGCGGTCGAAGTGCTGCGCGGTCCCCAGGGAACCCTGTTCGGCCGCAACACCATCGTCGGCGCCGTGCTGCTCAACCACAACAAGCCCGACGTCAACGATTTCGACATGAAGGCCTCGGTCCTGGCGGGCAATTATGGCCGCCTGGACGTCAAGGGTGTGATCAACGTGCCGCTGGTCGAAGGCGTCGCCGCCATGCGGCTCGCGGTGAAGTCTACCAACTTCGACGGCTTCTATACCAACGAGACCGACCACACCCATTACGGCACCAACGACCGGATCACCATCCTGCCGAGCTTCCGCGTGGAAGGCGAGAGCTGGGATGCCACCATCCGCGGCGAAATCGGCCGCATCCGTGACGACAGCTACGCCAACGTCCAGTACAGCCAGTGCCCGGGCACAGCAGCCGATCCGTCAATTCCAGACACGGCGGCATTCCAGATGGTGCCGCGCATCAACTACTTGGTGAAGGGCGCCCAGGGCCTGACCGACGCCTGCGGCAAGCAGCCGGGCAAGGACGCCTACACCGTCCAGCACGACAACACCAACGGCCGCGGCTCGAATTTCGACATCTGGGGCCTGACCGGTGAATTCAACTACACCATCCCGGATGTCGGCACGTTGACCTATGTGGCCGGCTACCGCGACGCGCAGGAAGACGTCTACAACGACTTCGACGCCACCGACCTGCCGATCTACATGACCCGCCGCCAGCAGGATCACTGGCAGACCAGCCACGAACTGCGCTTCGCGTCGGAATTCTCGGACACGTTCGACTTCGTTGCCGGCCTCTACTACTTCAAGCAGAAGTACTACATGGAGCAGGACACCTACGGCTGGCTGTTCGACTCCAATTTCTCCACCGCCTTCGTCAACGCCATCACCGGCGCGCAGGGGCTTCAGCTCACCGACCTGAACGCCAGCGCCGGCGGCTTCGGCGCCACCACCCAGAGCAACACGTCCTGGGCGGCTTTCGTCAACGCCAACTGGCACTTCACCGACAACCTGACCCTGGTGGCCGGCCTGCGCTACACGGAAGAGACGAAGAACTTCGAGACCTGCGCGCCGTCGGCGATCAACGACCGCGCCAACCGGGCCTGCAACACCACGCCGAACCTGCCGGGCTCCACCTACTACAACAGCGACATCTCGCTGGCCGCCGGCGACAACAACTGGAGCAATGTCAGCCCGAAGGTCGGCCTCAACTGGCAGACCACGGACGACATGTTCCTCTACGCCAGCTGGACGCGCGGCTTCCGCTCGGGCGGCTTCAACGGCCGTTGCGGCACGCCGTTCTCATGCGCGCCGTTCGACCCGGAAACCGCCGACTCCTATGAAATCGGCATGAAGTGGGATCCGCTGGAGGAACTGCGCATCAACCTGACCGGCTTCTGGCTCGAGTACCAGAACCAGCAGGTGACGCTGATCCGCCAGTCGCCGGCAGCCTCGGGTGGCGGCAACGAGACGGTCACGGCCAACGCCGGCCAGGCCCGCGCCAAGGGTATCGAGCTGGAAGTGACGGCAGTGCCGACCGAAGGCCTCAAATTGTGGGGGGCCCTGGGCTTCCTCGACGCCAAGCGGACCCAGTTCTGCGCCGACGTCGACGGCATCGGTGCGTTCCCCGGCGCGCCGGGCGCCTCGTGCAACCCCGCCGACGAGATCGAGGTCGCCAACGCCAACTTCCCGAATGGCGGCTATGGCTACTATCCGGTCGATGCCTCGGGCCTGCCGCTGCCGCGCGCGCCGAAGTGGACGCTGTCGGCCGGTGTCTCCTACGAAGTCCCGGTTGCCGACATGGGCTTCCTCGAATTCGCCGCCGACTGGCGCTACACGTCGCGTTCGGTCCAGACCGCCGCGGGCATTCCCCCGGGAAGCACGGCCGGCATCATGAACTACGACGGCACCCTGATCACGCCGTGGCGCGACAAGGCGCACGTCTTCAACGCCAGCGTGACCTTCAACGAGATCGACAACCGCTACCGTGTGTCGGTGTTCATGAAGAACATCACCAACGAGCACTACATCCAGTCGATCACCGCAGTCGCGGCCCTGTTCAACTTCATGCAGGTGAACGAGCCGCGTCATTGGGGCGTCGAGGTCTCGCTCGATTTCTGA